The Leishmania donovani BPK282A1 complete genome, chromosome 23 genome contains a region encoding:
- a CDS encoding cytosolic leucyl aminopeptidase → MLRRVLSRGPLPRSLSVGPAAKLTANRGKLAKSRGVHVHFLTTAECAAAAGDASAPIPPGFTGKAGEVDFQTLWATAQDPATAESALTKSGRKAAGARRIAEKPAELVAGMGAHSTVRDYRLAVTAAVRKAKMCNAAWVSLHPPKQDVFTMTDPYHPPQRLKGHEMVEKTAIFAVTGAYQYDRLKSGTLAPKDPAKTGSTRARRAESRAKPPAAPPPPMELVVASSNAQAVRAGEVIGHCVNDARNLGNLREDEGVPEFYAEWAKKYMIPEGIKVRKVLRGQQLEGAGLHLMYNVGRGSRYEPYLMVLEYIGNPRSSATTAIVGKGVTFDCGGLNIKPYNSMETMHSDMMGAATAFCTLKAIAKLQLPINVVAAVGLVENAIGPESYHPSSIITSLKGLTVEVLNTDAEGRLVLADVLTYVQKYAPLDKKPTRIIDLATLTGAIIVGLGSRRAGLFSPSAILANSLMATGAQCGEELWPMPIGDEHKDMMKGGIADLINAAPGRQAGSCTAAAFLSNFVEPEVQWAHLDIAGVADVGDKPKGYEPAGVTGFGVQLLVDFLRHNKP, encoded by the coding sequence atgctgcgccgcgtgctgtCTCGCGGTCCACTCCCACGGTCGCTGTCGGTGGGCCCCGCGGCGAAGCTGACAGCGAACAGGGGCAAGCTCGCCAAGAGCCGTGGCGTTCATGTGCACTTTCTCACCACCGCTGagtgtgcagcggcggccggtGATGCTAGCGCCCCTATTCCGCCAGGCTTTACCGGCAAGGCAGGGGAGGTCGACTTCCAGACCCTCTGGGCGACCGCACAGGATCCGGCCACAGCGGAGAGCGCTCTGACGAAGAGTGGCCGAAAAGCAGCCGGGGCCAGGCGCATAGCGGAAAAGCCTGCCGAGCTCGTGGCGGGCATGGGGGCCCACTCCACGGTGCGGGATTACCGCCTCGCGGTcacggccgccgtgcgcaAAGCCAAGATGTGCAACGCCGCGTGGGTGTCGCTACACCCGCCGAAGCAAGATGTCTTTACCATGACGGACCCGTACcacccgccgcagcgtctgaAGGGCCACGAGATGGTGGAGAAAACCGCCATCTTTGCGGTGACGGGGGCTTACCAGTACGACCGCCTGAAATCGGGCACCCTCGCCCCCAAGGATCCTGCAAAGACGGGCAGCACCCGCGCGAGGCGGGCGGAGTCGCGGGCTAAGCCACccgccgctccaccgccgccgatggaGCTTGTCGTGGCGTCGAGCAATGCacaggcggtgcgcgcggggGAGGTGATCGGGCACTGCGTCAACGACGCCCGGAACCTCGGCAACCTGCGCGAGGACGAAGGTGTGCCGGAGTTCTATGCGGAGTGGGCGAAGAAATACATGATACCGGAGGGTATTAAGGTGCGCAAGGTGCTTCGCGGACAGCAGCTCGAGGGGGCGGGCTTGCACCTCATGTACAACGTCGGCCGCGGCTCCCGCTATGAGCCGTACCTGATGGTGCTTGAGTACATCGGCAATCCCCGCTCgagcgcgacgacggccATCGTGGGCAAGGGCGTGACCTTCGACTGCGGCGGCCTGAACATCAAGCCCTATAACTCGATGGAGACGATGCACAGCGACATGATGGGGGCGGCCACCGCGTTCTGCACTCTCAAGGCGATCGCGAAACTGCAGCTGCCTATCAACGTTGTGGCCGCGGTCGGACTCGTGGAGAACGCCATCGGCCCCGAAAGTTAtcacccctcctccatcaTTACTAGCCTCAAGGGGCTCACGGTGGAGGTGCTCAACACTGACGCTGAGGGTCGCCTGGTACTGGCAGATGTGCTCACGTACGTGCAGAAGTACGCACCGCTCGATAAGAAGCCTACCCGCATCATTGACCTTGCCACGCTCACGGGTGCCATTATTGTCGGTCTCGgctcgcgccgcgccgggTTGTTTTCGCCATCTGCGATACTGGCAAATTCACTAATGGCTACCGGCGCTCAGTGCGGGGAGGAGCTGTGGCCGATGCCGATCGGTGACGAGCACAAGGACATGATGAAGGGCGGCATTGCCGACTTGATCAATGCTGCCCCCGGCCGGCAGGCCGgctcctgcaccgccgccgcgttccTCTCCAACTTTGTAGAGCCGGAGGTGCAGTGGGCGCACCTCGATATCGCCGGCGTGGCAGATGTCGGCGACAAGCCCAAGGGCTACGAACCGGCTGGTGTGACGGGCTTCGGCGTGCAGCTTCTGGTCGACTTCCTGCGCCACAACAAGCCTTAA